Proteins encoded within one genomic window of Babesia bigemina genome assembly Bbig001, chromosome : IV:
- a CDS encoding prohibitin, putative codes for MSTELPKILRGIAGAGSALLLAGGGAAAAYNSLYNVEAGHRALVYNRLTGVGEAMVGEGTHFLIPWLERPIIYDVRTRPRTLTSLTGSRDLQMVNITCRVLSRPDERRLRDVYRSLGRDYDEKVLPSIINEVLKSVVAQYNASQLITQREVVSKSVRDQLVQRARDFNILLDDVSLTHVSFSPEYEKAVEAKQVAQQQAERSKYVVLKAKEEKKSTIIKAQGESEAAKLVRCRNLCFNLCQIGSAIKDNPAFITLRRIETAKEIADILSKSQNRVMLNSDSLLVSPGK; via the exons ATGTCGACGGAGTTGCCGAAGATCTTGCGTGGCATCGCCGGCGCCGGCTCGGCGCTGTTGCTGGCCGGCGGGGGTGCGGCCGCCGCCTACAACAGCCTCTACAACG TGGAGGCTGGACACCGTGCTCTGGTCTACAACCGCCTTACGGGCGTTGGCGAGGCGATGGTCGGCGAGGGCACTCACTTCCTCATCCCCTGGCTGGAACGGCCCATCATATACGATGTGCGCACCCGCCCGCGCACGTTGACATCGCTGACAGGAAGCCGTGATCTGCAGATGGTAAACATCACGTGCCGTGTGCTTTCCCGGCCGGACGAGCGCCGATTACGTGACGTGTACCGGTCATTGGGCCGCGACTACGACGAAAAGGTGCTTCCGTCGATCATCAACGAGGTGCTAAAGAGCGTGGTTGCGCAGTACAACGCCTCTCAGCTCATCACTCAGAGGGAGGTG GTCAGCAAGTCGGTGCGCGACCAGCTGGTTCAGCGTGCGCGCGATTTCAACATCCTGCTGGACGACGTGTCACTAACCCACGTCAGCTTCAGCCCTGAATACGAGAAGGCTGTGGAGGCCAAGCaggtggcgcagcagcaggctgAGCGAAGCAAGTATGTGGTGCTGAAGGCCAAGGAGGAGAAGAAGTCGACCATCATCAAGGCCCAGGGTGAATCTGAAGCGGCCAAGCTGGTACGTTGCAGGAATCTGTGCTTTAACTTGTGTCAGATCGGCAGCGCGATTAAGGACAACCCTGCTTTCATAACGCTGCGGCGCATCGAGACTGCCAAGGAAATCGCAGACATTTTGTCTAAATCGCAAAACAGAGTTATGTTAAACTCAGACTCACTCCTGGTGTCTCCGGGGAAGTGA